The following are from one region of the Planctomycetota bacterium genome:
- a CDS encoding zinc-binding dehydrogenase — protein MRAVVVTKRGQPVAPNIEFRTDWPDPAPPAPGWVGLRTLASAFNQMDLWVGRGVPGLELTYPRVSGCDACAIVESLGEGVDKAWLGRRVIVNAALRVPDRQHPDDPPAAALAPNYELIGEHHDGMLRERFSAPVANLADVGDADPVQAAAFGLCALTAWSMIVTKGELKPGQRVLITGIGGGVATSALAIARHIGCRIAVTSRHQWKLDRAKELGADVGVLDAGQDWSKDVRAWTNKRGVDMAVDSSGKATHLACIKSLARGGVYVTPGCTSGPDATTDLARIFWNQLRLLGSTMGTNEEFREVASLFRRGALAPAVDLVVPASDARRAYERLESADQFGKVVVTW, from the coding sequence ATGCGAGCAGTCGTCGTCACGAAGCGCGGCCAGCCCGTCGCGCCCAACATCGAGTTCCGCACCGACTGGCCTGATCCGGCCCCGCCCGCGCCGGGATGGGTGGGCCTGCGCACCCTCGCCAGCGCGTTCAACCAGATGGACCTGTGGGTCGGGCGGGGCGTGCCGGGGCTTGAACTCACCTACCCGCGCGTCTCCGGCTGCGACGCCTGCGCGATCGTCGAGTCGCTCGGCGAGGGCGTCGACAAGGCCTGGCTGGGCCGGCGCGTCATCGTGAACGCGGCCCTCCGCGTGCCCGACCGCCAGCACCCCGACGATCCGCCCGCCGCGGCCCTCGCCCCCAACTACGAACTCATCGGCGAGCACCACGACGGCATGCTCCGCGAACGCTTCTCCGCGCCCGTCGCGAACCTCGCCGACGTCGGCGACGCCGACCCCGTGCAGGCCGCGGCGTTCGGCCTGTGCGCCCTCACCGCGTGGTCCATGATCGTGACGAAGGGCGAGCTCAAACCCGGGCAGCGCGTGCTCATCACGGGCATCGGTGGGGGGGTCGCGACGAGCGCGCTGGCGATCGCGCGCCACATCGGCTGTCGCATCGCCGTCACCAGCCGCCATCAGTGGAAGCTCGACCGCGCAAAGGAACTCGGCGCCGATGTGGGCGTGCTCGACGCGGGGCAGGACTGGTCAAAGGACGTCCGCGCGTGGACCAACAAGCGGGGCGTCGACATGGCGGTCGATTCCTCGGGCAAGGCGACGCACCTGGCGTGCATCAAGTCGCTCGCGCGGGGCGGCGTGTACGTCACGCCCGGCTGCACCAGCGGGCCCGACGCCACCACCGATCTCGCCCGCATCTTCTGGAATCAACTCCGACTGCTCGGCTCGACCATGGGGACGAACGAGGAGTTCCGCGAGGTGGCGTCGCTCTTCCGGCGCGGGGCCCTCGCGCCGGCGGTGGACCTCGTGGTCCCCGCCTCCGACGCGCGCCGGGCCTACGAGCGGCTCGAGTCCGCGGACCAGTTCGGCAAAGTCGTCGTCACGTGGTAG
- a CDS encoding transcriptional repressor, whose product MARTERDTRQRRVIQAVIAKAGVPLSPREILAHAQSEIDTLGLATVYRTLKLLAESGQIAQVDIPGGPPRYELAGKHHHHHFHCRSCGKVYEVEGCCGHFDDHTPPGFELEGHEVLLFGRCAACARTARGAGVRRGVRRR is encoded by the coding sequence ATGGCACGCACCGAGCGCGACACCCGCCAGCGACGCGTCATCCAGGCCGTCATCGCCAAGGCCGGCGTGCCCCTCTCGCCGCGCGAGATCCTCGCGCACGCGCAGTCCGAGATCGACACGCTCGGGCTGGCGACGGTGTACCGCACGCTGAAGCTGCTGGCGGAATCCGGGCAGATCGCGCAGGTCGACATCCCCGGCGGGCCGCCCCGGTACGAGCTCGCGGGCAAGCACCACCACCATCACTTTCACTGCCGTTCGTGCGGCAAGGTGTACGAGGTCGAGGGCTGCTGCGGGCACTTCGACGACCACACGCCCCCGGGGTTCGAGCTGGAAGGGCACGAGGTGCTGCTCTTCGGGCGCTGCGCCGCGTGCGCGCGCACCGCGCGCGGCGCGGGCGTGCGTCGCGGCGTCCGCCGGCGCTGA
- a CDS encoding sodium:proton antiporter, giving the protein MIDPAAQSLALSLGVSALITVGCKRLRLPALLPLLGAGLLLGVSGAGVVNAESLGPVLKAIITVAIGLLIFEGALHLNRVELSRAPRAVWGLLTVGAVVTWVGAAVGAHVVLGLPWRISILLGATVIVTGPTVVQPLLRLLHVSPRLHTVLAAEAVLIDPIGVIATIATLEVLRLSEVLGPDASLAGEALRRFAVPLVGGAGVGLVMGMLGYALLRAADRAGRPDPQSLNLLAIGVCMTCVGVGEAVTAEAGLVAVTICGVMMARARVLGATELRAFKELLAVILVGTLFVLLASRFDVARLGSLSWRDGAFVLLLVFVVRPACVFLSTIGSVLTLRERIFAGTFAPRGIVALSVAAVAAAELRGGTPAPEGDAPPSDAERLELIMFTVIAGTVLLASTISPLLVRLLRVQAGEGRALILVGGHSLSIALAKRLAAHDVATRVIDTNDSRVASAALAGVNAIEGDATDARWMDDVGAPPDAGWLLAWTGNPDVDRFAVRWAAERFGPAHAVLWSATPVGGPPSGGDIGWGEPIGAMLRDPPDERGREPPRTRAPARPRWNAHGPGV; this is encoded by the coding sequence ATGATCGACCCCGCCGCACAATCTCTGGCTCTCTCGCTCGGGGTCAGCGCGCTGATCACCGTCGGGTGCAAGCGGCTGCGGCTTCCCGCGCTGCTCCCGCTGCTGGGCGCGGGGCTGCTGCTGGGCGTGTCGGGGGCGGGGGTGGTGAACGCCGAATCGCTGGGGCCGGTGCTGAAGGCGATCATCACGGTCGCGATCGGGCTGCTGATCTTCGAGGGCGCGCTGCACCTGAACCGCGTGGAACTCTCGCGTGCGCCGCGCGCGGTGTGGGGGCTCCTGACGGTCGGGGCGGTCGTGACATGGGTGGGCGCGGCGGTGGGTGCGCACGTGGTGCTCGGGCTGCCCTGGCGGATCTCGATCCTGCTGGGCGCCACGGTGATCGTGACCGGCCCGACGGTCGTGCAGCCGCTGCTGCGACTGCTGCACGTCTCGCCGCGCCTGCACACGGTGCTGGCGGCGGAGGCGGTGCTGATCGATCCGATCGGGGTGATCGCCACGATCGCGACGCTCGAGGTGCTGCGCCTGTCGGAGGTGCTGGGGCCGGACGCGAGCCTCGCGGGCGAGGCGCTGCGGCGTTTCGCGGTGCCCCTGGTGGGCGGGGCGGGGGTGGGTCTGGTGATGGGGATGCTGGGGTACGCGCTGCTGCGTGCGGCGGACCGCGCGGGCCGCCCCGACCCGCAGTCGCTGAACCTGCTGGCGATCGGCGTGTGCATGACCTGCGTGGGCGTGGGCGAGGCGGTGACCGCCGAGGCGGGGCTGGTGGCGGTGACGATCTGCGGGGTGATGATGGCCCGCGCGCGCGTGCTGGGCGCCACGGAACTGCGCGCGTTCAAGGAACTGCTGGCGGTGATCCTGGTGGGCACGCTGTTCGTGCTGCTGGCGTCGCGGTTCGACGTGGCGCGCCTGGGGTCGCTGTCGTGGCGCGACGGCGCCTTCGTGCTGCTGCTGGTGTTCGTCGTGCGCCCGGCGTGCGTGTTCCTCTCCACCATCGGGTCCGTGCTCACGCTGCGCGAGCGCATCTTCGCCGGCACGTTCGCGCCGCGCGGGATCGTCGCGCTCTCGGTGGCGGCGGTCGCGGCGGCGGAACTGCGGGGCGGCACCCCGGCGCCGGAGGGCGACGCGCCGCCCTCCGACGCGGAACGTCTCGAACTCATCATGTTCACGGTGATCGCCGGCACCGTGCTGCTCGCGAGCACGATCTCGCCGCTCCTGGTGCGCCTGCTGCGCGTGCAGGCCGGCGAGGGGCGGGCGCTGATCCTCGTGGGCGGGCATTCGCTCAGCATCGCGCTCGCCAAGCGGCTCGCGGCGCACGACGTGGCGACGCGCGTCATCGACACCAACGACTCGCGCGTCGCCTCAGCGGCGCTCGCGGGCGTCAACGCCATCGAGGGCGACGCCACCGACGCACGCTGGATGGACGACGTCGGCGCGCCGCCCGACGCGGGGTGGCTGCTCGCCTGGACCGGCAATCCCGATGTCGATCGCTTCGCCGTCCGGTGGGCGGCCGAACGATTTGGCCCGGCCCACGCGGTGCTGTGGTCGGCGACGCCCGTCGGCGGCCCGCCCTCCGGGGGCGACATCGGGTGGGGCGAGCCCATCGGGGCGATGCTTCGGGATCCGCCCGACGAGCGCGGCCGAGAGCCGCCCCGAACCCGCGCCCCCGCCCGGCCCCGATGGAATGCGCACGGCCCCGGCGTCTGA
- the rpsP gene encoding 30S ribosomal protein S16, which yields MVRIRMQRLGRRNRPFYRIGAMDQRTRRNGPLIELLGTYDPVEKDPAKQVTLNEERVKYWISKGAQPTDTVRDMFAKRGLVDVQAWENDRAFDRRMVEKNIAKAAAEGEKKDEKKA from the coding sequence ATGGTCCGTATCCGCATGCAGCGTCTGGGTCGCCGGAACCGTCCGTTTTACCGCATCGGCGCGATGGATCAGCGCACGCGGCGCAACGGCCCGCTGATCGAACTCCTCGGCACGTACGACCCCGTCGAGAAGGACCCGGCCAAGCAGGTCACCCTGAACGAAGAGCGCGTGAAGTACTGGATCTCCAAGGGCGCCCAGCCCACCGACACCGTGCGCGACATGTTCGCGAAGCGCGGACTGGTGGACGTGCAGGCGTGGGAGAACGACCGCGCGTTCGACCGGCGGATGGTCGAGAAGAACATCGCCAAGGCCGCGGCCGAGGGCGAGAAGAAGGACGAGAAGAAGGCCTGA
- a CDS encoding ECF-type sigma factor, translated as MAQELRRLAAALFRSEPLGHTLQPTALVGELWVRLLKSGRTGFASEAEFYTWATTVMRRALIDHARRRRARRRAGAVHRLDDAGEVPASENGREDVWDDLEAALSELAEADPRSARIVEMRFYLGMEVEAIATVLGVSSRTVRSDFAVARAWLRQRLSETRDGRRQVSAGSEHRGTGD; from the coding sequence GTGGCGCAGGAACTGCGCCGCCTCGCAGCCGCGCTCTTTCGCAGCGAGCCGCTCGGGCACACCCTCCAGCCCACGGCCTTGGTGGGCGAGTTGTGGGTGCGCCTGCTGAAGTCCGGGCGGACCGGCTTCGCCAGCGAGGCGGAGTTCTACACCTGGGCGACGACGGTCATGCGCCGAGCCCTGATCGACCACGCGCGGCGTCGGCGGGCGCGCCGTCGGGCCGGCGCGGTGCATCGCCTGGATGACGCGGGCGAAGTACCCGCGTCCGAGAACGGGCGCGAGGACGTGTGGGACGACCTGGAGGCCGCGCTCAGCGAACTGGCCGAGGCGGATCCCCGCTCCGCCCGGATCGTGGAGATGCGCTTCTACTTGGGGATGGAGGTCGAGGCGATCGCGACGGTGCTGGGAGTCTCGTCGCGCACGGTTCGATCGGACTTCGCTGTGGCGCGGGCGTGGCTGCGGCAGCGACTGAGCGAGACACGCGATGGACGTCGGCAGGTTTCAGCAGGTTCGGAGCATCGTGGCACGGGCGATTGA
- a CDS encoding protein kinase, with protein MARAIEAPAHARDGLLESLAGDDVQLRDDAASLLRDALRAEQEGFLEPPEPPSTPAARRVHVGDHLGPYELVEVRGVGGLGVVYRARQRAPIERDVAVKVLHRPHPTPRELFRVEGERRAMAALDHPAIAKVLDAGVTPDARPFTVVEYVPGVPVTTYAEERRLGWRERVEIIVGACEALHHAHQRGVIHRDVKPENILAFERDGRTMVKIVDFGSARLVTDAGRATAEGGGVPGTLVYMSPEQLRGEDVPDTRTDIYALGLILYELLAGQLPWRDVRASVLEAMSQIGRVTLAELREPTGTSGRDLTGVCRCATAADRSRRYETMESFAADLRRVLRGETVSARAPSAFERAARTCRRHWRRLSVGIAVASLGLGLTAWALASRREATQRREELADTLEKVNSGVLGLLGNLSGARDTRRQIARTLLEPLQRLEASGKGDDRTRLALAAVTGVIGDLEETDSRYSHAHAHWVEAERLLRRVAEERPSDIDVLRRHATAVVRIGDSVHNMANTRDPAERFRTREQARLEVRTRYEAALGIQQRALELSPAHPGVLDDVSYSYARLSELAYLMGDEARAEELVRQRLDLSVSLAAAHPANSIHRYGVASARGQLAVMLTRLGRADEALPIARVAVEESEVLASGEPGNFTYQLQRHFARSCLFEALRDSGDTEQARREARAILDELQRIERENPEWRWTPERLDRFRREAGLDDPEQPAPVPPVD; from the coding sequence GTGGCACGGGCGATTGAGGCGCCCGCGCACGCGCGCGACGGGCTGCTCGAATCACTCGCCGGAGACGATGTGCAGTTGCGCGACGACGCCGCGTCGCTGCTGCGCGACGCGTTGCGCGCCGAGCAGGAAGGGTTTCTCGAGCCGCCGGAGCCCCCGTCGACGCCGGCGGCCCGACGCGTGCACGTCGGAGACCACCTGGGCCCGTACGAACTGGTGGAGGTGCGCGGGGTCGGCGGGCTGGGGGTGGTCTACCGGGCCCGCCAGCGCGCGCCGATCGAGCGCGACGTGGCGGTGAAGGTGCTGCACCGCCCGCACCCCACGCCGCGCGAACTGTTCCGCGTGGAGGGGGAGCGGCGTGCGATGGCCGCGCTCGACCATCCGGCGATCGCGAAGGTGCTCGACGCCGGTGTGACGCCCGACGCGCGTCCGTTCACGGTGGTGGAGTACGTGCCGGGCGTTCCGGTGACGACCTATGCCGAGGAGCGACGGCTGGGGTGGCGTGAGCGGGTCGAGATCATCGTCGGCGCGTGCGAGGCGCTGCATCACGCGCACCAGCGCGGCGTGATCCACCGGGACGTGAAGCCGGAGAACATCCTGGCCTTCGAGCGCGACGGGCGGACGATGGTGAAGATCGTGGACTTCGGCTCGGCGCGCCTGGTCACCGATGCGGGGCGCGCCACGGCCGAGGGCGGGGGCGTGCCCGGCACGCTCGTGTACATGAGCCCGGAGCAGTTGCGCGGAGAGGACGTCCCCGACACGCGGACGGACATCTACGCGCTGGGACTGATCCTGTACGAACTGCTGGCGGGGCAGCTCCCCTGGCGCGACGTGCGGGCGTCGGTGCTCGAGGCGATGTCGCAGATCGGTCGCGTGACGCTGGCGGAACTGCGCGAGCCGACGGGGACCTCCGGGCGCGACCTCACCGGGGTGTGCCGCTGCGCCACCGCCGCTGACCGCTCGCGCCGGTACGAAACGATGGAGAGCTTCGCGGCGGATCTGCGCCGGGTGCTGCGGGGCGAGACGGTGAGCGCACGTGCGCCGTCGGCGTTCGAGCGTGCGGCCCGGACGTGCCGGCGTCACTGGCGCCGGCTTTCCGTGGGGATCGCGGTCGCCTCGCTGGGCCTGGGGCTCACGGCGTGGGCGCTGGCCTCACGGCGCGAGGCCACGCAGCGCCGAGAAGAACTCGCGGACACGCTGGAGAAGGTGAACTCGGGCGTTCTGGGACTGCTGGGGAACCTCAGCGGCGCCCGCGACACGCGACGACAGATCGCGCGCACGCTGCTCGAACCCCTGCAGCGCCTCGAAGCCTCGGGCAAGGGCGATGATCGCACGCGCCTCGCGCTCGCGGCGGTCACGGGGGTGATCGGCGATCTCGAGGAAACCGACTCGCGTTACTCGCATGCGCACGCGCACTGGGTCGAGGCGGAGCGGCTGCTCCGCAGGGTGGCGGAGGAGCGCCCGTCCGACATCGACGTGCTCCGCCGGCACGCGACGGCCGTCGTCCGCATCGGCGACAGCGTGCACAACATGGCGAACACGCGCGACCCGGCGGAGCGGTTCCGCACGCGGGAGCAGGCGCGGCTCGAGGTGCGCACCCGCTACGAGGCGGCGCTGGGGATCCAGCAGCGGGCGCTCGAGCTCAGCCCGGCCCATCCCGGCGTGCTCGACGACGTCTCGTACTCGTATGCGCGGCTGAGCGAACTGGCCTATCTGATGGGCGACGAGGCGCGCGCCGAGGAACTGGTGCGCCAGCGGCTGGACCTGTCCGTGTCGCTGGCCGCCGCGCACCCGGCGAACTCGATCCATCGGTACGGCGTGGCGAGCGCGCGGGGTCAGTTGGCGGTGATGCTCACGCGTCTGGGGCGGGCGGACGAGGCGTTGCCGATCGCGCGCGTGGCCGTCGAGGAATCAGAGGTGTTGGCGAGCGGCGAGCCCGGGAACTTCACGTACCAACTCCAGCGGCACTTCGCGCGCTCGTGCCTGTTCGAGGCGCTGCGCGATTCCGGCGACACCGAACAGGCGCGACGCGAGGCGCGCGCGATCCTCGACGAACTGCAGCGCATCGAGCGTGAGAACCCGGAGTGGCGGTGGACGCCGGAGAGACTCGACCGGTTTCGGCGCGAGGCCGGGCTGGACGACCCCGAGCAGCCCGCGCCCGTGCCGCCCGTAGACTGA
- the trmD gene encoding tRNA (guanosine(37)-N1)-methyltransferase TrmD, whose amino-acid sequence MRIDVLTTFPEMFGVEPPAALGVSIPGRAVRAGKVSIVATDIRAYADNKHRKTDDRPFGGGPGMVMMCQPVWDAVHAAEAMDPRPARRILTTPQGRRLDQSLVEELSTLPRLLVIAGHYEGLDERVIDALEPLELSLGDYVLSGGELAAMVLIDAVVRLLPGVLGDEDSAGEDSFGVCSPGPSAGEPTRLLDCPHYTKPREWNGRVVPDVLLSGDHGKIAAWRREQRVARTRSRRPDLLPPGA is encoded by the coding sequence ATGCGCATCGACGTTCTCACCACGTTCCCCGAGATGTTCGGCGTCGAGCCCCCCGCGGCGCTGGGCGTCAGCATTCCCGGGCGGGCGGTGCGCGCCGGCAAGGTCTCGATCGTCGCGACCGATATCCGCGCCTACGCGGACAACAAGCACCGCAAGACCGACGACCGCCCGTTCGGCGGCGGGCCGGGCATGGTCATGATGTGCCAGCCCGTGTGGGACGCGGTGCACGCGGCCGAGGCGATGGACCCGCGCCCGGCGCGCCGGATTCTCACCACGCCCCAGGGGCGCCGGCTCGATCAGTCGCTGGTCGAAGAACTGAGCACCCTGCCGCGCCTGCTCGTCATCGCGGGGCATTACGAGGGGCTCGACGAGCGCGTGATCGACGCCCTCGAGCCGCTGGAACTCAGCCTGGGCGACTACGTGCTCTCCGGGGGCGAACTGGCGGCGATGGTGCTCATCGACGCGGTGGTGCGCCTGCTGCCGGGGGTGCTCGGCGATGAGGACTCCGCGGGCGAGGACAGTTTCGGGGTTTGTTCACCCGGCCCCAGCGCGGGCGAGCCGACGCGTCTGCTCGACTGCCCGCACTACACCAAGCCGCGCGAGTGGAACGGGCGCGTGGTGCCGGACGTGCTGCTGAGCGGCGACCACGGGAAGATCGCGGCGTGGCGGCGGGAGCAGCGCGTGGCCCGCACGCGGTCGCGGCGGCCCGATCTGCTCCCCCCGGGCGCGTAG
- a CDS encoding prepilin-type N-terminal cleavage/methylation domain-containing protein has translation MPCARPRPRAFTLMELLVVIGIIAVLVALVVVVGSAVTSNARSSLTRDGLRVLDSTLASYIADNGDIPIAYVPDPRVTQNPGQYRNVLLPVADARNMSDNDTAASPQGNQMINSVGLFMTQVNPAADSQSVVKLRGSVNAQKNLSALPSKLSAVYDADRNPDRQPAISTAIDAWGRPMRYVHPSFDGLMTDDPTNTSPDPAAARDVDLVLGAPRPNTTWAIARIRRNARDTAPTPTQAQQFADSDGGSCVGNRPYFYSAGPDGRVGVQVSAGGEVINDFNADNVYTTLPSFPSKF, from the coding sequence ATGCCCTGCGCACGCCCACGTCCCCGTGCCTTCACCCTCATGGAACTGCTCGTCGTCATCGGCATCATCGCCGTGCTCGTCGCGCTCGTCGTCGTCGTCGGCTCCGCCGTCACCTCCAACGCCCGCTCGTCCCTCACGCGAGACGGCCTGCGCGTGCTCGACAGCACCCTCGCCTCCTACATCGCCGACAACGGCGACATCCCCATCGCCTACGTCCCCGACCCGCGCGTCACGCAGAACCCGGGGCAGTACCGCAACGTGCTCCTCCCCGTCGCCGACGCGCGCAACATGAGCGACAACGACACCGCCGCCTCGCCCCAGGGCAACCAGATGATCAACTCGGTGGGGCTCTTCATGACGCAGGTCAACCCCGCGGCCGACAGCCAGTCCGTCGTCAAGCTGCGCGGCTCGGTCAACGCCCAAAAGAACCTCTCGGCCCTGCCTTCCAAGCTCTCCGCCGTCTACGACGCCGACCGCAACCCCGACCGCCAGCCCGCGATCTCGACCGCCATCGACGCCTGGGGCCGCCCCATGCGGTACGTGCACCCGTCGTTCGACGGCCTGATGACGGACGACCCCACGAACACCTCGCCCGACCCCGCCGCCGCACGTGACGTCGACCTCGTCCTCGGTGCGCCGCGCCCGAACACGACCTGGGCCATCGCCCGCATCCGGCGCAACGCCCGCGACACTGCTCCCACGCCCACGCAGGCCCAGCAGTTCGCCGACAGCGACGGCGGCTCGTGCGTCGGCAACCGCCCGTACTTCTATTCCGCCGGGCCCGATGGTCGCGTCGGCGTGCAGGTGAGCGCGGGCGGCGAAGTCATCAACGACTTCAACGCCGACAACGTCTACACCACGCTCCCCAGCTTCCCCAGCAAGTTCTGA
- the rplS gene encoding 50S ribosomal protein L19, giving the protein MTSLIIEEINKSQLKSGLPNFLPGDTINVYFRIVEGDKERAQMFQGVCLSRHGRGINEMAVVRKIVDSVGVERIFPLNSPLVAKVEIVRRADARRAKLYYLRDRLGKSRRLRDQRRGIKHNATDGVPIPGQDAAARDLKASTKAAAAESAKA; this is encoded by the coding sequence ATGACGTCGCTCATCATCGAAGAGATCAACAAGTCGCAACTGAAGTCCGGGCTGCCGAACTTCCTGCCCGGCGACACCATCAACGTCTACTTCCGCATCGTGGAGGGCGACAAGGAGCGCGCCCAGATGTTCCAGGGCGTGTGCCTCTCGCGCCACGGGCGGGGCATCAACGAGATGGCCGTCGTGCGCAAGATCGTCGACAGCGTGGGCGTGGAGCGCATCTTCCCGCTGAACTCCCCGCTGGTCGCGAAGGTCGAGATCGTGCGCCGGGCGGACGCGCGGCGTGCGAAGCTCTACTACCTGCGTGACCGGCTGGGCAAGTCGCGCCGCCTGCGCGATCAGCGCCGCGGGATCAAGCACAACGCGACGGACGGCGTGCCGATCCCCGGGCAGGACGCGGCGGCGCGCGATCTCAAGGCCTCGACCAAGGCCGCCGCTGCCGAATCCGCGAAGGCCTGA